The genomic DNA GCGAGTTCGGCGGCGGCACGGTCGTGGTAGTCGCTGGAGAACCCGCAGTCCGGCGCGGTGCAGGCGGTCGCGTGCTTCTCACGCCCCCGGTCGTCGTTGTAGGTGGCGACCTGGACGGGGCCGATACGGACCACGTGCCGGAAGCGATGGCGTGCGCTCACGAGTCAACTTCCTTTCCAGTTAGGCGAGT from Streptomyces sp. NBC_01478 includes the following:
- a CDS encoding mobile element transfer protein; this encodes MSARHRFRHVVRIGPVQVATYNDDRGREKHATACTAPDCGFSSDYHDRAAAELAAHTHHCTA